A region of Haloplanus sp. XH21 DNA encodes the following proteins:
- a CDS encoding Vms1/Ankzf1 family peptidyl-tRNA hydrolase — MLDRLLGRASLKARIEELEEEKRHLERQLEAESERRADAATARQEAEERVNRLEDRIADLEGRLDGDADAESAQALTPRETTALRGDRLVEVLDRLRSLDTGPEGALTAMVADERPGAVDDALGDRAPLVDRTAPCLVCVDDARLVSVALDPPLAPDPFAEWDDGFRLDDAWFRPTDGLTVALVRSDLFAVGVYEDGDLQHVETVETDVKGSHSKGGFSQSRFERRREEQVAAHLDDCRTVLDRRDPDRLVLLGERTVLDDMDREAVATAPVDASGDPRPALEDAADSFFTTRLTRL, encoded by the coding sequence ATGCTCGATAGGTTGCTCGGGCGGGCCTCTCTGAAGGCGCGTATCGAGGAACTCGAAGAGGAGAAGCGGCATCTGGAACGCCAACTCGAGGCCGAGAGCGAGCGCCGGGCCGACGCCGCGACCGCCCGACAGGAAGCCGAAGAGCGCGTCAATCGTCTCGAAGACCGCATCGCCGACCTGGAAGGCCGCCTCGACGGCGACGCCGACGCCGAGAGCGCACAGGCGCTCACCCCGCGCGAGACGACGGCGCTCCGCGGTGACCGACTGGTCGAGGTACTCGACCGCTTGCGGAGTCTCGACACCGGCCCCGAGGGCGCCCTGACCGCGATGGTCGCGGACGAACGCCCCGGCGCCGTCGACGACGCCCTCGGGGACCGGGCACCGCTCGTCGACCGCACCGCGCCGTGTCTGGTCTGTGTCGACGACGCACGCCTCGTGAGCGTCGCCCTCGACCCGCCGCTCGCGCCCGACCCCTTCGCGGAGTGGGACGACGGCTTTCGCCTCGACGACGCGTGGTTTCGGCCGACCGACGGTCTCACCGTCGCGCTGGTGCGCTCGGACCTCTTTGCCGTCGGCGTCTACGAGGACGGCGACTTACAGCATGTAGAGACGGTCGAGACCGACGTCAAGGGAAGCCACTCCAAGGGCGGATTCTCGCAGTCGCGGTTCGAGCGCCGGCGCGAGGAACAGGTCGCGGCCCATCTCGACGACTGCCGGACGGTGCTCGACCGGCGCGACCCCGACCGCCTCGTCTTGCTCGGCGAGCGGACCGTCCTCGACGACATGGACCGCGAGGCCGTCGCCACCGCACCGGTCGACGCCAGTGGCGATCCCAGGCCAGCGCTCGAAGACGCCGCCGACTCCTTTTTCACGACGCGACTGACCCGTCTGTGA
- a CDS encoding ABC transporter permease: protein MAADHHTSNDAHEDLPLPTTIASGAIAAAVLLPLVWLVRTALDVGLAEAIAISTRPATLQVFVNSAALVVTVTVASVLIGVPLAYLTVRTDLPFRRAFTVAVSLPLVIPSYVGAFAFVSAFGPQGAFQRLLAPLGVERLPEIYGFPGAALVVTLYTYPYVFITTRAALKSLDTTLIDAARTLEHSRWEAFRRVTIPQIRPAVTAGALLVALYTLSDFGTPAIMQFDAFTRVIYVEFTSFGRDVASLLSLQLVAVTLLILGLESRVRGNEPLYAGRQGGRTSGTVSLGRWKYVACAACLAIAGLALLVPLGILLTWLTRINTDVGSALAFQPAYALNSIGVSAAAALVATVVGLPVAYLAAGYRSRLADAFERATYVGYAVPGVVLGLALVYLGTSYAQPIYQTLYLLVAAYVIRFLPQAVGSMRASFLRVNPALPEAARTLGRTSFGAFRAVTLPLIAPGLLGGAALVFLTTMKELPATLLLRPSGFKTLVTHIWTATESGYYGHAAVPALILLFVSGLSMLVILTQEGYDVQ, encoded by the coding sequence ATGGCTGCCGACCACCACACCAGCAACGACGCTCACGAGGACCTCCCCTTACCGACGACGATAGCCAGCGGCGCTATCGCCGCGGCGGTCCTCCTGCCGCTGGTGTGGCTGGTCCGAACCGCGCTCGACGTGGGGTTGGCGGAGGCGATCGCCATCTCCACGCGGCCTGCGACCCTCCAGGTGTTCGTCAACAGCGCCGCCCTCGTCGTCACGGTCACCGTCGCGTCGGTACTCATCGGCGTGCCGCTCGCGTATCTGACGGTGCGGACGGACCTCCCCTTCCGCCGGGCGTTCACCGTCGCCGTCTCCCTCCCGCTCGTCATCCCGAGCTACGTCGGCGCCTTCGCCTTCGTCTCGGCGTTCGGCCCACAGGGTGCCTTCCAGCGACTGCTCGCTCCCCTGGGCGTCGAGCGACTTCCCGAGATATACGGCTTCCCCGGCGCCGCGCTGGTCGTGACGCTCTACACCTACCCCTACGTGTTCATCACGACCCGCGCGGCGCTGAAGTCGCTCGATACGACGCTCATCGACGCCGCGCGGACGCTCGAACACTCCCGGTGGGAGGCGTTCCGCCGCGTTACGATCCCCCAGATTCGGCCGGCCGTCACCGCCGGCGCTCTTCTGGTCGCGCTGTACACCCTCTCCGATTTCGGGACGCCCGCGATCATGCAGTTCGACGCCTTCACGCGGGTCATCTACGTCGAGTTCACGAGTTTCGGCCGTGACGTGGCGTCCCTGCTCTCCCTGCAACTCGTCGCCGTCACCCTGCTTATCCTCGGCCTGGAGTCGCGCGTCCGGGGCAACGAACCGCTGTACGCCGGGCGCCAGGGCGGGCGGACGAGCGGCACCGTCTCCCTCGGCCGGTGGAAGTACGTCGCCTGCGCGGCCTGTCTGGCCATCGCGGGACTCGCCTTGCTCGTGCCCCTCGGCATCCTGCTGACGTGGCTGACGCGGATCAACACCGATGTCGGGAGCGCGCTCGCGTTCCAGCCCGCGTACGCGCTCAACTCCATCGGCGTCTCGGCGGCGGCCGCGCTCGTCGCCACCGTCGTCGGCCTGCCCGTCGCCTATCTCGCCGCGGGCTATCGCTCCCGCCTGGCCGACGCCTTCGAGCGCGCGACCTACGTCGGCTACGCCGTTCCTGGCGTCGTCCTCGGCCTCGCGCTCGTCTATCTCGGCACGTCGTACGCCCAACCCATCTACCAGACCCTCTACCTGCTCGTGGCCGCGTACGTCATTCGGTTTCTGCCCCAGGCCGTCGGTTCGATGCGAGCGTCCTTTCTCCGGGTCAACCCCGCGCTTCCCGAGGCGGCGCGGACGCTCGGCCGCACCTCCTTCGGTGCCTTTCGCGCGGTGACGCTCCCGCTCATCGCGCCCGGCCTGCTCGGCGGCGCGGCGCTGGTCTTTCTCACCACCATGAAGGAACTGCCGGCGACGCTGCTGCTCCGCCCGTCCGGGTTCAAGACGCTCGTGACCCACATCTGGACGGCGACCGAATCCGGCTACTACGGCCACGCCGCGGTGCCGGCGCTCATTCTCCTTTTCGTCTCCGGGCTCTCGATGCTGGTGATCCTCACTCAGGAGGGATACGATGTCCAATAA
- a CDS encoding DUF5802 family protein, with product MFEEFSAGYYLGRLYVEPHDGDHAVMHPTDHERMNERLYATGEGVERLDAPLVMKLDGRHFPVLGEEGIPSGSLGLPPDVTETTLPDRCEVFLAKPARAAELLRYAGYDPGAVAGRAI from the coding sequence ATGTTCGAAGAGTTCTCCGCTGGCTACTACCTCGGGCGGTTGTACGTCGAACCCCACGACGGCGACCACGCCGTCATGCACCCGACGGACCACGAACGGATGAACGAGCGCCTCTATGCCACGGGCGAGGGCGTCGAACGCCTCGACGCCCCCCTCGTGATGAAACTCGACGGGCGCCACTTCCCGGTGCTCGGCGAGGAGGGCATCCCCTCCGGGTCGCTGGGACTACCACCGGACGTGACGGAGACGACCCTCCCCGACCGCTGTGAGGTGTTCCTCGCCAAACCCGCCCGCGCGGCCGAACTCCTCCGGTATGCGGGCTACGACCCCGGCGCCGTCGCCGGTCGAGCCATCTGA
- a CDS encoding ABC transporter ATP-binding protein yields the protein MSNKTMHATDERMDGSTEPTADDTPVLELDEVDKDYGPERVIEGLSLSVHEGEILTLLGPSGCGKTTTLRLIAGLEQPDAGRVALNGNPVSNADRFVAPEDRGVGVVFQEFALFPHLTAAENVGFGLEDWDADAREERIDDLLDLVGLETQGDSYPDELSGGQQQRVALARSLAPEPDVLLLDEPFSNLDVDLRVQMREEVRRILKETGVTAVSVTHDQEEALSISDRVAVMNDGRIEQVGDPEQVFQQPESRFVAGFLGHASFLPGYVHGGEVTTGLGPIPRDQINGLAGTYDRTRIDVLVRPDDIRAVPVEGEADGRIVARRYLGPTILYEVRLDDDTTVQCMHNHDESIPLDTRVRIELDADHELAWFPGDQRPEDGDAE from the coding sequence ATGTCCAATAAGACGATGCACGCAACCGACGAACGGATGGATGGCTCGACGGAACCGACGGCGGACGACACGCCCGTCCTCGAACTCGACGAGGTGGACAAGGACTACGGCCCCGAACGCGTCATCGAAGGCCTCTCGCTGTCGGTCCACGAGGGAGAGATCCTCACCCTGCTCGGCCCCTCTGGCTGCGGGAAGACGACCACCCTCCGGCTGATCGCCGGCCTGGAACAACCCGACGCCGGGCGGGTCGCGCTCAACGGTAACCCGGTGTCGAACGCGGACCGCTTCGTCGCTCCCGAGGACCGCGGTGTCGGCGTCGTCTTCCAGGAGTTCGCGCTCTTTCCGCACCTGACCGCCGCCGAGAACGTCGGCTTCGGCCTGGAGGACTGGGATGCCGACGCCCGCGAGGAACGCATCGACGACCTGCTGGACCTCGTCGGTCTGGAGACACAGGGTGATTCTTACCCGGACGAACTCTCCGGCGGGCAACAGCAGCGGGTGGCGCTCGCCCGGTCGCTCGCGCCCGAACCCGACGTGCTCCTCCTCGACGAACCCTTCTCGAATCTCGATGTCGACCTCCGGGTGCAGATGCGCGAGGAGGTCCGCCGCATCCTCAAGGAGACGGGCGTCACCGCCGTCTCCGTCACCCACGACCAGGAGGAGGCGCTGTCGATCAGCGACCGGGTGGCCGTCATGAACGACGGCCGGATCGAACAGGTCGGCGACCCCGAACAGGTGTTCCAGCAGCCCGAATCCCGCTTCGTCGCCGGCTTCCTCGGCCACGCCAGCTTCCTCCCCGGCTACGTCCACGGTGGCGAGGTGACGACCGGTCTCGGCCCCATCCCGCGCGACCAGATCAACGGCCTCGCGGGCACCTACGACCGGACGCGCATCGACGTACTGGTCCGCCCGGACGACATCCGCGCCGTCCCCGTCGAGGGCGAGGCCGACGGTCGGATCGTCGCCCGTCGCTACCTCGGCCCGACCATCCTCTACGAGGTCCGGCTGGACGACGACACCACCGTCCAGTGTATGCACAACCACGACGAGTCTATCCCGCTCGACACCCGCGTCCGCATCGAACTCGATGCCGACCACGAACTCGCGTGGTTCCCGGGTGATCAGCGGCCCGAAGACGGAGACGCCGAATAA
- a CDS encoding ArnT family glycosyltransferase yields MPRRRDQLLAAALVALAGAVVYWFAVDLFPYHSVNDDEGVYLMQAAMLLEGDLFLYPGALGDLVRPWFFVSDTTGGTLRYYSKYSPVAAGVFAVGKLLGDANLSLGLVAAGNAALVYGLTTAAFDRRTGRLSVVALVATPLFLFTSAVFLSYAPATLLNLAFALAYVRTMRQDSPRWGLVAGTAIGLAFFARSYTAVLFATPFIAHAIGSLWWTWGDDRFRPTLVRLLAVAAAGLAGVAITLGYNAIVTGDPLLFPYKAFGPEDGIGFGHHELLGYDRIYSPALAAETTVRLLDILTTEWTVAGPVGTLLALIGLSELPTDRDAIADPSLSPPALRVVVAGLAPAVVLGNAYFWGTLNGLNNGLIGLLGPYYHFDLLLPLSAFAAAGVFVVWRRARAATAGLDSRYRRVALAAVLVVGLGVGGVAGVDAVSDPYDENRLRTANLADTYAPFEGQSFTNAVVFVPEPYGDWIQHPFQYLRNDPGLDGDVVYVRNEGDVERFETIDATGDRRPYRFTYRGEWEGAVTGVDPALVPLSVERGDRVTATTTLGVPARATHARATVVTEAGTARYDIGRVDGPVTVDWTIGGDSVGATTLSNESAPLPSGVSEVTLRVTFVEPQGTTVTYRQTASVERTGDSVRVIWPPETRVCSLTTDCGSEGTYVGPDGDYVSGVSVETSATARNDSAA; encoded by the coding sequence GTGCCGCGCCGCCGTGACCAACTGCTGGCCGCCGCACTCGTCGCCCTCGCCGGCGCCGTCGTCTACTGGTTCGCGGTCGACCTCTTTCCGTACCACTCCGTCAACGACGACGAAGGCGTCTACCTCATGCAGGCGGCCATGCTGCTCGAAGGCGACCTGTTTCTCTACCCCGGCGCGCTCGGTGACCTGGTGCGGCCGTGGTTTTTCGTCAGCGACACGACCGGCGGGACGCTCCGCTACTACTCGAAATACTCCCCCGTCGCGGCGGGCGTCTTCGCTGTCGGCAAACTGCTCGGCGACGCGAACCTCTCGCTCGGCCTCGTCGCCGCCGGCAACGCCGCACTCGTCTACGGCCTGACGACCGCTGCCTTCGACCGCCGGACCGGTCGGCTGTCGGTCGTCGCGCTCGTCGCCACCCCGCTGTTCCTGTTCACTTCCGCCGTCTTCCTCTCGTACGCCCCGGCGACGCTCCTGAATCTCGCCTTCGCGCTGGCGTACGTTCGGACGATGCGTCAGGACTCGCCGCGCTGGGGCCTCGTCGCCGGCACGGCTATCGGCCTCGCCTTCTTCGCTCGCTCGTACACCGCCGTCCTGTTCGCCACGCCGTTCATCGCCCACGCCATCGGGTCCCTCTGGTGGACGTGGGGCGACGACCGGTTCCGCCCGACGCTCGTTCGCCTGCTGGCCGTCGCCGCCGCCGGCCTCGCCGGCGTCGCCATCACCCTCGGCTACAACGCGATCGTGACCGGTGATCCCCTGCTTTTCCCGTACAAGGCCTTCGGGCCGGAGGACGGCATCGGCTTCGGTCATCACGAACTGCTGGGCTACGACCGGATATACTCGCCGGCGCTCGCCGCCGAGACGACCGTCCGACTGCTCGACATCCTGACGACGGAGTGGACGGTCGCCGGCCCCGTCGGCACGCTGCTCGCCCTGATCGGCCTCTCGGAACTGCCGACCGACCGTGACGCCATCGCCGATCCCTCTCTCTCCCCTCCGGCGCTTCGGGTCGTCGTCGCCGGCCTCGCTCCCGCCGTCGTCCTCGGCAACGCCTACTTCTGGGGAACGCTCAACGGCCTCAACAACGGCCTGATCGGTCTGCTCGGGCCGTACTACCACTTCGACCTGCTCCTCCCCCTCTCCGCGTTCGCCGCCGCCGGGGTGTTCGTCGTCTGGCGACGCGCCCGGGCCGCGACCGCGGGCCTCGACTCCCGGTACCGTCGGGTCGCCCTCGCCGCGGTACTGGTCGTCGGTCTCGGCGTCGGCGGCGTCGCTGGCGTCGACGCCGTCAGCGACCCCTACGACGAGAACCGACTGCGCACCGCGAACCTCGCCGACACCTACGCGCCCTTCGAGGGGCAGTCGTTCACGAACGCCGTCGTGTTCGTCCCCGAACCCTACGGCGATTGGATCCAGCACCCCTTCCAGTACCTGCGGAACGACCCCGGCCTCGACGGCGATGTCGTCTACGTCCGCAACGAGGGCGATGTCGAGCGGTTCGAGACCATCGACGCGACCGGTGACCGCCGACCCTACCGCTTCACCTACCGGGGCGAGTGGGAGGGAGCGGTGACAGGCGTCGACCCGGCGCTGGTACCTCTGTCGGTCGAGCGCGGTGACCGCGTGACGGCGACGACGACGCTCGGCGTGCCCGCGCGGGCGACCCACGCACGGGCGACGGTCGTCACCGAAGCCGGCACCGCCCGATACGACATCGGCCGCGTCGACGGTCCCGTGACCGTCGACTGGACCATCGGCGGCGACAGCGTCGGTGCGACCACCCTCTCCAACGAGAGCGCGCCGCTTCCGTCGGGCGTGAGCGAGGTGACGCTCCGCGTCACGTTCGTCGAACCGCAGGGGACGACCGTCACCTACCGACAGACGGCGAGCGTCGAACGGACCGGCGACAGCGTCCGGGTCATCTGGCCGCCGGAGACGCGGGTCTGTTCGCTCACGACCGACTGCGGGTCCGAGGGGACGTACGTCGGCCCCGACGGCGACTACGTCTCGGGCGTGTCGGTGGAGACGTCGGCGACGGCGCGCAACGACAGCGCGGCGTGA